CTTATGAAACGCCATATCTGGACGCTGACGGGGGCCATATACGGTAAAATAGCGGAGAGCAGTGGCTGGAACCCCAAAACATTGATGATATTGCCAGCATAATAGTTCTGCTGCTAGCTTGGTAATGCCATAAGGAGATACGGGTTGTGGACAAGTCGATTCTGGGGTGGGTAAACATTCTGCATTGCCATACACAGAGGAACTGGAAGCATAAACAAATCGTGTTAACGTTGTTGCCTCTTTCGCCGCTTCTAACATTACCTGTGTCGCATTGAGATTACGTTCGGTGTAGAAATGAAAGGTTTGTCCCCAACTTGCTCTTACCCCAGCTTGGGCGGCTTGATGAAATACAACTTCTGTATCAGTTAGAAGATGCTCCCAATCTAAATTTAAGATATTCTCTTCAATCAGTTGAAACTGGGAATTTTCTAACGCACTAGCAATATTTGAGCGTTTTAGTTGTGGATTGTAATAATCGTTAAACTCATCAATGCCAATAACTGTTTTGCCTTGAGCGAGTAATGCCTCTACAAGATGAGAACCAATAAAACCTGCTGCTCCTGTAACAATATACTTTCCCATACCTAATATTTGCCTAGAAATGACTTAAGAGTAAATTATAACCTCTACAAAAGCTGAATAAAGGACTACAGAGGCAAAAATTAAATCTTTCTACATTTGACAATTTTGCGCGATCGCGATGTTTCTACTATACTCGACCAAAAACCTGTATATTATGTTGGGGTCTTCTTGCGGATTCAAATCAATAAAATACTGACTGGTAGAAAATGGAGTTTTTCGCTATAACTAATAACAAATAGAGCCAGAAGGGAAAATCTTGATCATTCTCTTAATGGTTATGTGAGGAGATGAAGATTGTAAAAAAAGTTAAATAAGTACATTATTAAAAAAGTATGGCTGACAACGGAAAAAATAAAGACTTTGAGGAAGAACTCTTAGAAAAAGAAACTGGATATACTCCAGGGAGTACCAACTTCCAAAAATGGGGGCTTGACCTTCATCCTGTCGTTGCTCCTATCTCAGCGATCATTGTTTTGGCATTTGTTGTGCCGACAATCATTTTTCCAGAACAAGCAGAAACTGTTTTTGAGGAAGCACAAGACGCGATCGCGAGTTATGGCGGTTGGTTTTATGTTTTAGTTGCCAATATCTTTTTAGGCGTAATTATCATCTTTGCCTTTAGCAAGTTTGGTAGAATTCGCCTCGGTGGACAAGATGCCGAGCCTGAGTTTTCTACCTTTGCTTGGTTTGCAATGTTACTCAGCGCCGGAATGGGTATTGGTTTAATGTTCTGGAGTGTGGGGGAACCCATATTCCACTTTAGTGACCCCCCTGTAATATTTGGGTCAGAAGGAGGAACTCCAGAAGCAGCGGAAACTGCCATGACCCTAACTTTCTATCACTGGGGACTCCACCCTTGGGGGCTTTATGCCTTAGTGGGGTTAGGGCTTGCCTTTTTTACCTTTAATCGCGGTCTGCCCTTGACCATGCGCTCTATCTTTTATCCTTTAATTGGGGAGAGGATTTACGGAATTCCCGGTGACATCATTGATATTTTGGCAGTGGTTGCCAACTTATTTGGTTTAGCCACCTCATTAGGACTGGGAGTGCAACAAGTAGCAACTGGAATTGGGTTCCTTTTTGAGGCGATTCCCACGAATGTTACCACCCAAGTTATTTTAATTGCTGTAATTACGGGATTTGCCACACTCTCAGTTGTTGCTGGGTTAGACGGTGGGGTACGTCGCCTCAGTGAATTAAATCTGGTTGTGGCGGCTGTTTTTATGGGCTTTGTTATTATTGTTGGCCCCACTCTATTTATCTTTGACACTTTGGTTCAAAATTTGGGTAATTATATTGCTCGCTTCCCGATGCTTAGTTTTTGGACAGAATCCTTTGAAGATGGCGAGGGAGGCTGGCAAAACGCTTGGACAATTTTCTATTGGGGCTGGTGGATTTCTTGGTCTCCTTTCGTGGGAATGTTTATTGCTCGGGTTTCCAGAGGAAGAACGATTCGAGAATTTGTGATGGGCGTTCTGATTATTCCGTCTCTGCTATCTTTCCTTTGGCTATCAGCTATGGGCGGAGCGGCGCTTAATTTAGAGCTAAATGGTGTTGCTGATATGGTGGGCCCAATTGGGGATGATGTATCAGTAGGAATGTTTGTCATGCTAGAAAACCTACCATTAGTACTAATAAGCTCTCTGATTGCGATTACTCTCGTAACGGTGTTCTTTGTGACTTCCTCTGACTCAGGTTCGTTAGTAGTGGATAACCTCACCTCTGGCGGTAAGTTAGACTCGCCTGTTACCCAACGGGTTTTCTGGGCGATCATGGAAGGGGTTGTTGCTGCAGCATTGTTAATTGGTGGTGGCGAAGAAGGATTAATCGCCCTACAAACGGCAGCAATTACCACAGGTTTGCCGTTTGCCTTCCTGTTATTAGTGATGTGCTACAGCTTAAATCGTGGCTTAGGG
This window of the Euhalothece natronophila Z-M001 genome carries:
- a CDS encoding NAD-dependent epimerase/dehydratase family protein, which translates into the protein MGKYIVTGAAGFIGSHLVEALLAQGKTVIGIDEFNDYYNPQLKRSNIASALENSQFQLIEENILNLDWEHLLTDTEVVFHQAAQAGVRASWGQTFHFYTERNLNATQVMLEAAKEATTLTRFVYASSSSVYGNAECLPTPESTCPQPVSPYGITKLAAELLCWQYHQCFGVPATALRYFTVYGPRQRPDMAFHKFLKAITKDEAISIYGDGLQTRDFTFISDAIAANLAAAEAPEAIGKPFNIGGGSRVSLSDVIDKMEAITGKTITRNYFSKATGDARDTSADISQAQKLLGYSPKVDLATGLSQEWEWMQKLMAI
- a CDS encoding BCCT family transporter is translated as MADNGKNKDFEEELLEKETGYTPGSTNFQKWGLDLHPVVAPISAIIVLAFVVPTIIFPEQAETVFEEAQDAIASYGGWFYVLVANIFLGVIIIFAFSKFGRIRLGGQDAEPEFSTFAWFAMLLSAGMGIGLMFWSVGEPIFHFSDPPVIFGSEGGTPEAAETAMTLTFYHWGLHPWGLYALVGLGLAFFTFNRGLPLTMRSIFYPLIGERIYGIPGDIIDILAVVANLFGLATSLGLGVQQVATGIGFLFEAIPTNVTTQVILIAVITGFATLSVVAGLDGGVRRLSELNLVVAAVFMGFVIIVGPTLFIFDTLVQNLGNYIARFPMLSFWTESFEDGEGGWQNAWTIFYWGWWISWSPFVGMFIARVSRGRTIREFVMGVLIIPSLLSFLWLSAMGGAALNLELNGVADMVGPIGDDVSVGMFVMLENLPLVLISSLIAITLVTVFFVTSSDSGSLVVDNLTSGGKLDSPVTQRVFWAIMEGVVAAALLIGGGEEGLIALQTAAITTGLPFAFLLLVMCYSLNRGLGQELRELEFDVG